From Deltaproteobacteria bacterium:
CCCGGGTGCCGGTGCCGGAACGGATGGCGAAGCTCGAATGGCCGAACCAGCGGAGGTGATATTCGCCGAGGCCGATGTCCGGCTTGGCGGACACGCTCGCCAGCGGGCCGAGAGCCCGGGCCAGGTTGGGCGCCGAATCGAAGGACCGCACCAGGTTGGGATTGCAGATGGCCCCGGCGGCCTGCGCGCACAACAGAACCGCCAACCCGAGCACAAGGCCTGTCACGTGGCGTCTTGACATGGCTCCTCCCCAAGTGGCCCACGGCTCACATCCGCGGACATTATGAGCACGCCTCGCACGTCCCGTAAAGAGAAAGCTGGTGGGAGGTCACCGTAAAACCGGTGTCGGGCGAGAGGAAGGGTTCAGCTTCTTCCCTACGGTCGAGGGTGACATCATAGACCTTTCCGCAACTTTCGCAAATAAAATGTGGATGCTTAT
This genomic window contains:
- a CDS encoding transcriptional repressor; protein product: IYERVRREVPHISLGTVYRNLQKLAADGKVQILNIGRTQHFDPILNKHPHFICESCGKVYDVTLDRREEAEPFLSPDTGFTVTSHQLSLYGTCEACS